DNA from Pseudomonas putida:
CCAGCCAGTGCACGCTGTAACCGCGTGCCTGGAACTCTCGGGGCAGGCCAGGGCCGGGAACACATGGCCCCCGGTGCCGCCTGCCATGATCAATACATTCTTGCCGTCAGCGGCCATGACTGGTCTCCTCGGCAAAATCGCTTTCACTGAATTCGTGTTCCTCGCTGCCCAGGTGCGTGCGGCTTTCCCACTCGATGCGCAGCAACAGGCCCACGCAGGCACAGCAGATCACCAGCGAGCTGCCCCCGTAACTGAGGAATGGCAAGGTCAGGCCCTTGGTCGGCAGCAGGCCGACGTTCACGCCAATGTTGATCAGGAACTGGCCGATCCACAGGAAGGCCAGGCCGAACGCCATATAGGCGGCAAAGAACTGCTTGGCCTTCTCGGCCCACAGGCCGATGTACAGGGCACGCACGGTGACGAACACGAACAAGGCGATGGTCACCAGCGAGCCGACCACGCCCAACTCTTCGGCCAATACCGAGAACACGAAGTCGGTGTGCGCTTCAGGCAGGTAGAACTGCTTCTGCACACTGTTGCCCAGGCCAACACCCAGCCACTCGCCACGGCCGAAGGCAATCAGCGCCTGGGTCAGCTGGTAACCCGAGCCGAACTGGTCGGACCACGGGTCGGTGAACGTGATAAGGCGCGCCATCCGGTACGGCTGCGCCTGTACCAGCACGAACACCGCCAGCACCGCCAGCACCACCATCAGGCTGAAGCGGAACAGCCCCACCCCGCCAAGGAACAGCATCGCCGCCGCCGCGCCCATCATCACCACGGTGGCACCGAAGTCCGGCTCCATCAGCAGCAGTGCAGCCATGGGCAGCAGCACGATGAACGGTTTGAAGAAGCCCATCCAGGTTTCGCGCACCTCGGTCTGACGGCGCACCAGGTAGCCGGCCAGGTAGATGACCACGAACACCTTGGCAATTTCCGAAGGCTGCACGTTGAAGAAGCTGAAACCGATCCAGCGCATGGAGCCGTTCACTTCACGACCGATGCCTGGCACCAGCACCAGCACCAGCAGGCCGAAGGCGCCCAGCAGCATCATGAAGCCCATGCGCTGCCAGGTGGCGATCGGCACCAGCATGGTCGCACCACAGGCAACCAGGCCAAGGGATACGTAAACCAGGTGGCGGAACATGTGGTAAAGCGGGTTGCCCGACTGCACCGCAGCCACTTCCGAGGACGCCGAGGTGATCATCACCAGGCCAAGGCCCAGCAAGGCCAGGCAACCGGCAAGCATCGGGAAGTCCAGGTCGATGCCACGGCCGCTGATCAGCGGCGACGGGTAAGGCTTGAGGATGCCGAAGATCATGCAAGGCCTCCCGCTGCCTGGGCGAACAGGCGCCCGCGTTCTTCGAAGTTCTTGAACATGTCGAGGCTGGCGCACGCCGGCGACAGCAGCACGGCATCACCGGCCTGGGCCAGCTGGGCACACTGCTGCACGGCGTCGTCGAGGCTCTTGACCCGTACCAGCGGCACGTCATCGCCCAAGGCGTCGGCCAGACGCTCGGCATCACGCCCCAGTAACACCACGGCGCGGCAGAAACGCTTGACCGGCTCGCGCAGTGCGGTGAATTCAGCGCCCTTGCCATCGCCACCGGCAATCAGCACCAGCTTGCCTTCGATATCGGCCCCCAGGCCTTCGATGGCGGCCAGGGCAGCACCCACGTTGGTGGCCTTGGAATCGTCGTACCAGTTCACCCCGTTACGCTCGCGTACCCACTGGCAACGGTGGGCCAGGCCACCGAACTCACGCAGGGCTTCGAGCATGGGTTCGAATGGCAGGCCGGCGGCATGCCCCAAGGCCAGGGCCGCCAGGGCGTTACTCTGGTTGTGAGCGCCGCGAACCTTCAGCTCGCGCGCCGGCATCAGCGCCTGGAACTCGAACGCCAGGTATTTTTCGCCATCCACTTCACGCAGGCCAAAGGCCTTGAAGTCCGGCTGGTTGAGGCCGAAGGTCCAGCATGGGCGGCCTTCCACCGGCAGCGGCCGGCTCAGGGCGTCCTGACGGTTGACCACCACCTGCTTGGCGCCCCGGAAGATCCGGTGCTTGGCCAAGTGGTAGGCAGGCAGGCCGCTGTAACGATCCATGTGGTCTTCGCTGATGTTCAGCACCGTAGCCACTTCAGCGTTGAGCTGGTCAGTGGTTTCCAGCTGGAAGCTGGACAGCTCCAGCACGTACAGCTCGACATCATCGGCCAGCAGGTCCAGCGCCGGGTACCGAGGTTGCCGCCCACGGCCACGCGCTTGCCGGCCTTGGCGGCCATTTCGCCGACCAGGGTAGTGACGGTGCTCTTGGCGTTGGAACCGCTGATGGCAATGATCGGCGCGGTGGCATGGCGGGCGAACAACTCGATATCGCCGGACAGCTTCACGCCGCGCGCGGCCGCCTGCTGCAGCGCCGGCGTGGCCAAGGCCAGGCCAGGGCTCACGTACAGCTCGTTGGCGCGGCACAGGAAGTCCACGTCCAACTCACCACAGCGCACTTCCACCTGCGGGTAATCACGGCGCAGGGTGTCCAGTTCCGGCGGTTGCTCGCGGGTGTCGGCGACCGCAAAGGCAATGCCCCGGTTCGCCAGGAAGCGAACCAGGGACATGCCGCTCTTGCCGAGGCCGACAACGATGCGGAATTGGTCGGAAGCGATCAAAGACACGCTCATCTACCTCAGTTTCAGGGTTGCAAGGCCGATCAGCACCAGGATCACGGTGATGATCCAGAAGCGGACGATCACCCGTGGCTCTGGCCAGCCCTTGAGTTCAAAGTGGTGGTGGATCGGCGCCATGCGGAACACGCGCTTGCCGGTCAGCTTGAAGGAGGCGACCTGGATCACCACCGACAGGGTTTCGACAACGAAGATGCCCCCCATGATGAACAGCACGATTTCCTGGCGCACGATCACGGCGATGGTGCCCAGCGCAGCGCCCAGCGCAAGCGCGCCAACGTCGCCCATGAACACTTGTGCCGGGTAGGTGTTGAACCACAGGAAGCCCAGGCCGGCACCGATCAGCGCGCCGCAAAACACAATCAGCTCGCCCGAGCCCGGCACATAGGGGATCAGCAGGTATTCGGCGAACTTCACGTTACCTGACAGGTAGCAGAAGATGCCCAGCGCACCGCCGACCATCACTGTCGGCATGATTGCCAGGCCGTCGAGGCCATCGGTGAGGTTGACCGCGTTGCTCGAGCCGACGATGACGAAGTAAGTCAGCACCACGAAGCCGACGCCCAGCGGAATGGTGACATCCTTGATGAACGGCAGGATCAGGGTGGTCTCCACGCTGGTTGGCGCGGTCTTGTACAGGAACACTGCCGCCGCCAGGCCGAACACCGACTGCCAGAAATACTTCCAGCGGCTCGGCAGGCCACGCGAGTTCTTTTCGATCACCTTGCGGTAGTCATCGACCCAGCCGATGGCACCGAACGCCAGGGTGACGATCAGCACAACCCAGACATAACGGTTGCTCAGGTCCGCCCACAGCAGGGTGCTGACGGCGATGGCCGACAGGATCAGCGCGCCACCCATGGTCGGGGTGCCGGACTTGGACAGGTGCGATTGCGGGCCGTCGTTACGCACGGCCTGGCCGATCTGGCGAATTTGCAGGGTACGGATCATCCACGGCCCCAGCCACAGCGCCAGGGACAACGCGGTCAGTACACCAAGAATCCCGCGCAGGGACAGGTACTGGAAGACCGCGAAGCCTTTGTGGAACTGTTGCAGATACTCGGCCAACAGCAGCAGCATTAATGTTTCTCCCCGCTGGCACCGCACAATGCCGCCACGACGTTTTCCATCGCAGCGCTGCGCGAGCCCTTGATCAAAATAGTGGTGTCGCTGGCGTGTTCGGCGCTAACTGCGTCGATCAGCTCAGCTTGAGTAGCGAAATGGCGGCCATTGGCGCCGAACGCCTTGACCGCGTGTGTCATGTTGGAACCCACTGCGTACAGGGCATCGACCTTGCCACGCGCGTAGTCACCCACCTGACGATGGCCTTCTTCCGCCCATTGCCCCAATTCGCCGATATCCCCAAGCACCAGGACGGTGCGTCCGGAAAAGCCGGCGAGTATATCAATGGCCGCGCACATGGAGGAGGGATTTGCGTTGTAACTGTCGTCGATCACCCGTACCCCGTTCGGCGCAATCTGTGCCACGGTACGGCCCTTGACCGGCTGCACTGCAGCCAGGCCGGCAGCAATACCGTTCAGGCTCAGACCAACGGCATGCGCAGCGGCGGCAGCGGCCAGGGCATTGCTGACGTTGTGCTCGCCCAGCACATTGAGTTGCACGTCTACCGTTTCACCCGCGCCATGCAGCTTGAACGACGGGCAGCCACGTGCATCGCGACCGATGACCGTGGCGTGGAAATCGGCCTTCGGGTTGCTGCGCGCGAAACTGACGACCTTGTGCGAGCCGGCAAGCGCACTCCAGATGGCGAAGGCCTTGTCGTCCAGGTTGAGGATGGCAATGCCGCCCTCGCCCAGGCCTTCGAGAATCTCGCCCTTGGCTTCGACAATCTTCTCCGGGCCGCCGAACTCGCCAACGTGGGCGGTACCGGCGTTGTTGATGATGACCACCTGCGGCTGGGTCAGGCCCACGGTGTAGCGGATCTCACCAATGCGCGAGGCGCCCAGCTCGATCACTGCGGCGCTGTGCTCCGGGGCGATCTCCAGCAGTGTCAGCGGCGCACCGAGGTCGTTGTTCAAGTTGCCACGGGTAGCGTGCACCAGGCCACGGGTACGCAGGATGCTGGCGAGCATTTCCTTGACCGTGGTCTTGCCGCTGGAGCCGGTAATGGCCACCACCGGCTTGTCGAATGCGGCGCGGTTCAATGCACCGAGTTGGCCAAGGGCCAGGCGGCAATCGGCCACCAACAGCTGTGGCAGGTCTACATCGGCGACTTCACGCTCTACCAAGGCTGCGACCGCGCCTTTGGCTTTTACATCGGCCAGGTAGTCGTGACCATCGAAACGCGGACCGGCCAGGGCGACGAACAGTTGCCCGGCGCCGACACTGCGGCTGTCGATGCTGACACCGGTAAACGTGGCATCGGCACCGTTTTGTCGACCACTCAGTGCTGTGGTCAGCTGGCTGAGTGATAGTGGCTTAAGCATGTGGCGCCTCCCAGGCTGCAAGTGCCTTTTCGGCTTCGGTCAAATCGGAGAAGTCATGGCGCTCGCCATTGATCTCCTGGTAATCCTCGTGCCCCTTGCCAGCCAGCACGATCACGTCGTTGGCAGCAGCGGAGGCAATCAACTGCGCGATGGCCTCGCCACGACCGGCAACGAACTCGACCGAGACAGGCCGGGCGAAACCGGGACGGATGTCGTCGAAGATGCGCTGTGGGTCTTCGGTACGTGGGTTGTCATCGGTGACCAGTACGCGATCGGCCAGGCGCTCGGCCACTTCGGCCATCAGCGGGCGCTTGCCGCGATCACGGTCGCCGCCGCAGCCGAACAGGCACAGCAGCTTACCGTGGGCGTGTGGGCGCAGGGCTTCGAGCACTTTTTCAAGGGCGTCCGGGGTGTGGGCGTAATCGACCACCACCAGCGGTTTGTCGCCGCCACCCAGGCGCTGCATACGGCCTACCGGACCGTGCAGTTGCGGGGTGACCTTGAGGATTTCGTCCAGTGCATAATCCAGTGCCAGCAGTGTCGCGACAGCGGCGAGCATGTTGCTCAGGTTGAAGCGCCCCAGCAGCTGACTGCGCAGGATACGCTCACCTTGTGCGGTAACGATCGTCGCGCGCACGCCATCGTCACTGAACGCGGCCTCGCGACAGAACAGCGAGGCATCTGGGTTTTCCAGGCTGTAGCTCAGCAGCCGGGTGTCGATATGGTCGACGCTCGGACGGCGGGCAAAGTCAGCGGCCAGGCGACGGCCAAAGGCGTCATCCAGGTTGACCACCTGGCAACGCAGGCTGGGCCAGGCGAACAGCTTGGCCTTGGCGGCCTCATAGGCCTCCATGCTGCCGTGGTAGTCGAGGTGGTCGCGGGACAGGTTGGTCATCACCGCGATGTCGAACTCCAATGCGGCGACTCGGCCTTGCTCCAGGGCGTGAGAGGAAACCTCCATGGCCACAGCCTTGGCGCCCTGCTTTTTCAAATCGTAAAGGGTCGACTGCACGGCAATCGGGTCGGGCGTGGTCAGACGGCCGCTCTGCAGCTCGCCGTAGAAGCCGGTACCCAGGGTGCCGATCAGGCCGCAGCGCTGGCCGAGCAGGTCGAGCGCCTGGGCCACCAATTGGGTAACGCTGGTCTTGCCGTTGGTCCCGGTCACACCGACCAGGTTCAGCTGGCGGCTGGGTTCGCCATAAAAACGCCCGGCGACATCCGACAACTGTGCGATCAGGCCCTTGACTGGAATCAATGGCACTTCGGTCAGCGGCAGCACGGTGGCGCCCTGCTCTTCATAGGCCACGGCGGCGGCACCACGGGTCAAGGC
Protein-coding regions in this window:
- the ftsW gene encoding putative lipid II flippase FtsW is translated as MFGILKPYPSPLISGRGIDLDFPMLAGCLALLGLGLVMITSASSEVAAVQSGNPLYHMFRHLVYVSLGLVACGATMLVPIATWQRMGFMMLLGAFGLLVLVLVPGIGREVNGSMRWIGFSFFNVQPSEIAKVFVVIYLAGYLVRRQTEVRETWMGFFKPFIVLLPMAALLLMEPDFGATVVMMGAAAAMLFLGGVGLFRFSLMVVLAVLAVFVLVQAQPYRMARLITFTDPWSDQFGSGYQLTQALIAFGRGEWLGVGLGNSVQKQFYLPEAHTDFVFSVLAEELGVVGSLVTIALFVFVTVRALYIGLWAEKAKQFFAAYMAFGLAFLWIGQFLINIGVNVGLLPTKGLTLPFLSYGGSSLVICCACVGLLLRIEWESRTHLGSEEHEFSESDFAEETSHGR
- a CDS encoding UDP-N-acetylmuramoyl-L-alanyl-D-glutamate--2,6-diaminopimelate ligase, with translation MTMPLSKLFAHASRDPLIRELTLDSRNVRPGDLFLAVPGAKVDGREHIADALTRGAAAVAYEEQGATVLPLTEVPLIPVKGLIAQLSDVAGRFYGEPSRQLNLVGVTGTNGKTSVTQLVAQALDLLGQRCGLIGTLGTGFYGELQSGRLTTPDPIAVQSTLYDLKKQGAKAVAMEVSSHALEQGRVAALEFDIAVMTNLSRDHLDYHGSMEAYEAAKAKLFAWPSLRCQVVNLDDAFGRRLAADFARRPSVDHIDTRLLSYSLENPDASLFCREAAFSDDGVRATIVTAQGERILRSQLLGRFNLSNMLAAVATLLALDYALDEILKVTPQLHGPVGRMQRLGGGDKPLVVVDYAHTPDALEKVLEALRPHAHGKLLCLFGCGGDRDRGKRPLMAEVAERLADRVLVTDDNPRTEDPQRIFDDIRPGFARPVSVEFVAGRGEAIAQLIASAAANDVIVLAGKGHEDYQEINGERHDFSDLTEAEKALAAWEAPHA
- the murF gene encoding UDP-N-acetylmuramoyl-tripeptide--D-alanyl-D-alanine ligase, which gives rise to MLKPLSLSQLTTALSGRQNGADATFTGVSIDSRSVGAGQLFVALAGPRFDGHDYLADVKAKGAVAALVEREVADVDLPQLLVADCRLALGQLGALNRAAFDKPVVAITGSSGKTTVKEMLASILRTRGLVHATRGNLNNDLGAPLTLLEIAPEHSAAVIELGASRIGEIRYTVGLTQPQVVIINNAGTAHVGEFGGPEKIVEAKGEILEGLGEGGIAILNLDDKAFAIWSALAGSHKVVSFARSNPKADFHATVIGRDARGCPSFKLHGAGETVDVQLNVLGEHNVSNALAAAAAAHAVGLSLNGIAAGLAAVQPVKGRTVAQIAPNGVRVIDDSYNANPSSMCAAIDILAGFSGRTVLVLGDIGELGQWAEEGHRQVGDYARGKVDALYAVGSNMTHAVKAFGANGRHFATQAELIDAVSAEHASDTTILIKGSRSAAMENVVAALCGASGEKH
- the mraY gene encoding phospho-N-acetylmuramoyl-pentapeptide-transferase encodes the protein MLLLLAEYLQQFHKGFAVFQYLSLRGILGVLTALSLALWLGPWMIRTLQIRQIGQAVRNDGPQSHLSKSGTPTMGGALILSAIAVSTLLWADLSNRYVWVVLIVTLAFGAIGWVDDYRKVIEKNSRGLPSRWKYFWQSVFGLAAAVFLYKTAPTSVETTLILPFIKDVTIPLGVGFVVLTYFVIVGSSNAVNLTDGLDGLAIMPTVMVGGALGIFCYLSGNVKFAEYLLIPYVPGSGELIVFCGALIGAGLGFLWFNTYPAQVFMGDVGALALGAALGTIAVIVRQEIVLFIMGGIFVVETLSVVIQVASFKLTGKRVFRMAPIHHHFELKGWPEPRVIVRFWIITVILVLIGLATLKLR